The following are encoded together in the Glycine max cultivar Williams 82 chromosome 8, Glycine_max_v4.0, whole genome shotgun sequence genome:
- the LOC100805870 gene encoding probable mediator of RNA polymerase II transcription subunit 19b isoform X2 produces MDLEGKKFGRGNKELGGTRDLINQYRLWPYYEFFCKKSLPVSISETHYLHNVVGDTKIRKGEGMELDQLCKNTDTSEKKACLCPFDLDVLSEAFHMRDMNPVHLSSKGLPNAVPKLENQSRDHERKNKKVKDKGEKYRKQKHRLHRVNNGSCIENIRIRPHDPHPLLQLKNQRGKKRRAETSNNDPSVCKR; encoded by the exons ATGGATCTAGAAGGCAAAAAATTTGGGAGGG GCAACAAAGAACTTGGAGGTACTCGTGATCTCATAAATCAGTATAGACTTTGGCCCTACTATGAATTCTTCTGCAAGAAGTCACTCCCAGTGTCAATTTCAGAGACACATTATCTTCACAATGTGGTGGGTGACACAAAAATCAGGAAGGGAGAAGGAATGGAACTGGATCAGCTCTGTAAAAACACAGACACGAGTGAGAAAAAAGCTTGCTTATGTCCTTTTGACTTGGATGTACTCAGTGAAGCTTTCCATATGAGGGATATGAATCCAGTCCACCTTTCTTCT AAGGGGCTACCAAATGCAGTGCCCAAGTTAGAAAACCAGTCTAGAGATCATGAGAGGAAgaacaaaaaggtaaaagataAAGGTGAGAAGTATAGGAAGCAGAAGCATAGATTACATCGAGTAAATAATGGAAGTTGTATAGAGAACATCAGAATTAGACCCCATGATCCTCATCCCTTGCTGCAGTTGAAGAACCAACGAGGCAAG AAAAGGAGGGCAGAGACAAGCAATAATGATCCTTCTGTTTGCAAGCGATAA
- the LOC100805870 gene encoding probable mediator of RNA polymerase II transcription subunit 19b isoform X3, with amino-acid sequence MDLEGKKFGRGNKELGGTRDLINQYRLWPYYEFFCKKSLPVSISETHYLHNVVGDTKIRKGEGMELDQLCKNTDTSEKKACLCPFDLDVLSEAFHMRDMNPVHLSSKGLPNAVPKLENQSRDHERKNKKVKDKGEKYRKQKHRLHRVNNGSCIENIRIRPHDPHPLLQLKNQREKEGRDKQ; translated from the exons ATGGATCTAGAAGGCAAAAAATTTGGGAGGG GCAACAAAGAACTTGGAGGTACTCGTGATCTCATAAATCAGTATAGACTTTGGCCCTACTATGAATTCTTCTGCAAGAAGTCACTCCCAGTGTCAATTTCAGAGACACATTATCTTCACAATGTGGTGGGTGACACAAAAATCAGGAAGGGAGAAGGAATGGAACTGGATCAGCTCTGTAAAAACACAGACACGAGTGAGAAAAAAGCTTGCTTATGTCCTTTTGACTTGGATGTACTCAGTGAAGCTTTCCATATGAGGGATATGAATCCAGTCCACCTTTCTTCT AAGGGGCTACCAAATGCAGTGCCCAAGTTAGAAAACCAGTCTAGAGATCATGAGAGGAAgaacaaaaaggtaaaagataAAGGTGAGAAGTATAGGAAGCAGAAGCATAGATTACATCGAGTAAATAATGGAAGTTGTATAGAGAACATCAGAATTAGACCCCATGATCCTCATCCCTTGCTGCAGTTGAAGAACCAACGAG AAAAGGAGGGCAGAGACAAGCAATAA
- the LOC100805870 gene encoding probable mediator of RNA polymerase II transcription subunit 19b isoform X1, protein MDLEGKKFGRGNKELGGTRDLINQYRLWPYYEFFCKKSLPVSISETHYLHNVVGDTKIRKGEGMELDQLCKNTDTSEKKACLCPFDLDVLSEAFHMRDMNPVHLSSKGLPNAVPKLENQSRDHERKNKKVKDKGEKYRKQKHRLHRVNNGSCIENIRIRPHDPHPLLQLKNQRGKVCSQSFIPLFYVVTIFHSLHDNDDITSIFHSF, encoded by the exons ATGGATCTAGAAGGCAAAAAATTTGGGAGGG GCAACAAAGAACTTGGAGGTACTCGTGATCTCATAAATCAGTATAGACTTTGGCCCTACTATGAATTCTTCTGCAAGAAGTCACTCCCAGTGTCAATTTCAGAGACACATTATCTTCACAATGTGGTGGGTGACACAAAAATCAGGAAGGGAGAAGGAATGGAACTGGATCAGCTCTGTAAAAACACAGACACGAGTGAGAAAAAAGCTTGCTTATGTCCTTTTGACTTGGATGTACTCAGTGAAGCTTTCCATATGAGGGATATGAATCCAGTCCACCTTTCTTCT AAGGGGCTACCAAATGCAGTGCCCAAGTTAGAAAACCAGTCTAGAGATCATGAGAGGAAgaacaaaaaggtaaaagataAAGGTGAGAAGTATAGGAAGCAGAAGCATAGATTACATCGAGTAAATAATGGAAGTTGTATAGAGAACATCAGAATTAGACCCCATGATCCTCATCCCTTGCTGCAGTTGAAGAACCAACGAGGCAAGGTTTGCTCTCAGTCCTTTATCCCACTCTTCtatgttgttacaatatttCATAGTTTACATGACAATGATGACATAACTAGTATATTTCATAGTTTCTGA
- the LOC100499999 gene encoding E3 ubiquitin-protein ligase AIRP2 produces MEMMAYQFTRLPYSDSLKLLEADIQHANALAAAIPRAKGGTLLQMKLVYNHLAPLFLLLLQWMKCSCTCFLHRYLDLFHIVVYKVHDDGRSNVASHGRKASIRDFYAVILPSLERLLGSLEKLDICKKSHSSIDGISYGKKMMEGDGKLINIDLEREDECGICLEPCTKMVLPNCCHAMCIKCYRKWNTRSESCPFCRGSLRRVNSEDLWVLTCNEDVVDAETVSKEDLLRFYLYINSLPKDHPDALFLMYYEYLI; encoded by the exons atggaaatGATGGCATACCAGTTTACTCGGTTACCTTACTCGGATTCCCTCAAACTGCTCGAGGCTGATATACAGCATGCAAATGCTTT GGCTGCTGCAATTCCCAGAGCCAAGGGTGGGACTCTTCTCCAAATGAAATTGGTTTACAACCACTTGGCTCCTCTCTTTCTGTTGTTGCTACAGTGGATGAAATGTTCTTGTACATGCTTTCTACATAGATATCTCGACCTCTTCCACATAGTTGTATACAAG GTACACGATGATGGTAGATCAAATGTGGCTTCTCATGGGAGGAAAGCAAGCATCCGGGACTTTTATG CTGTTATCCTTCCATCTCTCGAGCGGCTTCTTGGTAGCTTGGAGAAGTTGGACATTTGTAAGAAAAGTCATTCTAGCATAGATGGTATTAGTTATGGCAAGAAAATGATGGAAGGTGATGGGAAACTAATCAATATCGATCTGgaaagagaagatgaatgtggCATATGCTTAGAGCCTTGCACCAAAATGGTTTTGCCTAATTGCTGTCATGCCATGTGTATCAAATGCTACCGCAAGTG GAACACAAGGTCAGAATCTTGTCCTTTTTGCCGTGGTAGCTTAAGGAGAGTTAATTCTGAGGATCTATGGGTACTCACTTGTAATGAAGATGTTGTTGATGCTGAAACAGTTTCCAAGGAAGACTTGTTGCGTTTCTACCTTTATATCAACAGCCTACCTAAAGATCACCCTGATGCACTTTTCTTAATGTATTATGAATAcctgatttga